A portion of the Trachemys scripta elegans isolate TJP31775 chromosome 11, CAS_Tse_1.0, whole genome shotgun sequence genome contains these proteins:
- the UBXN4 gene encoding UBX domain-containing protein 4 isoform X1, protein MRIARVGGWGSGSRERGLRGAPCCGSAAPSRPPSPPPSNRARSSWCSCQVMMNNPHRWLQVGRIRSEACLQFSQIYPVVCIPSSFFIGDNGIPLEVIAGSVSAEELITRIHKVKQMHAVKNESLENGSELSAQSPSFQANTTSENTQSRTVELCETQLETISTSDDRANSGQANQFQESNNSSDERVTEPQPVNDLTTKVERITKKLEEKREEKRKEEEQKEIKKEIDRRKTGKEILDYRRRHEEELTKRMLEERSREKAEEKAARERIKQQIAMDRAERAARFAKTKEEVEAAKAAAQQAKQAEAEARREASQKERSAIARIQFRLPDGSSFTNQFPAEAPLEEARQFAAQTVGNTYGNFSLATMFPRREFTKEDYGKKLLELELAPSASIVLLPAGRPATSVVQASGGDLWKFLGTILYPLIAGWRFISNFLFTSPPPSQPTARAGHQQEHSNPSPSSTVEPSRQAVRKRVLEKRGEDFKKEGKIYRLRTQDDGEDENNTWNGNSTQQM, encoded by the exons ATGCGCATCGCGAGGGTGGGTGGCTGGGGGTCCGGgtccagggagcgggggcttaGGGGGGCACCATGCTGTGGTTCCGCGGCACCATCCCGGCCGCCATCGCCGCCGCCAAGCAACAGAGCTCGGTCTTCGTGGTGTTCGTGTCAG GTGATGATGAACAATCCACACAGATGGCTGCAAGTTGGGAGGATCAGAAG CGAAGCATGTCTACAGTTCTCACAAATCT ATCCTGTAGTATGTATTCCATCCAGCTTCTTTATAGGAGACAATGGAATCCCCTTGGAAGTAATTGCTGGCAGTGTCTCTGCAGAGGAGCTTATTACCAGAATCCACAAAGTCAAACAG atGCATGCAGTAAAAAATGAATCATTAGAGAATGGGAGTGAGTTGTCTGCTCAGAGTCCCTCCTTCCAGGCTAACACCACTTCCGAAAACACTCAGTCCAGAACCGTTGAGCTTTGTGAAACACAGCTTGAGACAATAAGCACTTCTGACG ATAGAGCAAATTCAGGCCAGGCAAATCAGTTTCAGGAATCAAATAATTCTTCAGATGAGAGAGTGACTGAGCCACAGCCTGTGAATGACCTTACAACCAAAGTGGAAAG AATAACAAAAAAACTTGAAGAAAAacgagaagagaaaaggaaagaggaggaaCAG AAGGAAATTAAGAAAGAAATTGATAGAAGAAAAACTGGGAAAGAAATATTGGACTACAGAAGACGACACGAAGAAGAATTGACGAAGCGAATGTTAGAAGAAAGGAGCAGAGAAAAGGCAGAAGAAAAAGCAGCTAGGGAGCGTATAAAGCAGCAGATTGCAATg GATCGTGCTGAAAGAGCAGCTCGCTTTGCAAAGACAAAGGAAGAAGTAGAAGCTGCAAAAGCTGCAGCTCAGCAAGCTAAGCAGGCTGAAGCGGAAGCTAGAAGAGAAGCCTCTCAGAAGGAAAGAAG TGCTATAGCGAGAATTCAGTTCCGCCTCCCAGATGGATCTTCCTTTACTAATCAGTTTCCTGCTGAAGCCCCCTTGGAAGAAGCCAGGCAGTTTGCTGCACAG ACTGTTGGCAACACTTACGGTAATTTTTCATTGGCTACAATGTTTCCCAGAAGGGAGTTTACCAAAGAAGATTATGGAAAGAAATTATTGGAGCTAGAGCTTGCACCAAGTGCTTCAATAGTATTGTTGCCG GCGGGAAGACCTGCTACTTCAGTAGTACAGGCATCAGGTGGAGATCTTTGGAAATTCTTGGGCACGATACTTTATCCACTCATAGCTGGCTGGAGGTTTATTAGCAACTTCTTATTTACCAGCCCTCCCCCCTCGCAACCTACAGCAAGAGCAGGACATCAACAAGAACATTCAAATCCTTCACCATCTAGCACTGTGGAGCCAAGCAG GCAAGCAGTGAGGAAACGAGTACTGGAAAAGCGTGGGGAGGACttcaaaaaagaaggaaaaatatacaGATTGAGAACTCAAGATGATGGAGAAGATGAAAACAATACGTGGAATGGAAATTCTACCCAACAAATGTAA
- the UBXN4 gene encoding UBX domain-containing protein 4 isoform X2: MLWFRGTIPAAIAAAKQQSSVFVVFVSGDDEQSTQMAASWEDQKVTEAASDGFVAIKIDIKSEACLQFSQIYPVVCIPSSFFIGDNGIPLEVIAGSVSAEELITRIHKVKQMHAVKNESLENGSELSAQSPSFQANTTSENTQSRTVELCETQLETISTSDDRANSGQANQFQESNNSSDERVTEPQPVNDLTTKVERITKKLEEKREEKRKEEEQKEIKKEIDRRKTGKEILDYRRRHEEELTKRMLEERSREKAEEKAARERIKQQIAMDRAERAARFAKTKEEVEAAKAAAQQAKQAEAEARREASQKERSAIARIQFRLPDGSSFTNQFPAEAPLEEARQFAAQTVGNTYGNFSLATMFPRREFTKEDYGKKLLELELAPSASIVLLPAGRPATSVVQASGGDLWKFLGTILYPLIAGWRFISNFLFTSPPPSQPTARAGHQQEHSNPSPSSTVEPSRQAVRKRVLEKRGEDFKKEGKIYRLRTQDDGEDENNTWNGNSTQQM; encoded by the exons ATGCTGTGGTTCCGCGGCACCATCCCGGCCGCCATCGCCGCCGCCAAGCAACAGAGCTCGGTCTTCGTGGTGTTCGTGTCAG GTGATGATGAACAATCCACACAGATGGCTGCAAGTTGGGAGGATCAGAAGGTGACTGAAGCAGCCTCAGATGGTTTTGTTGCTATTAAAATTGATATAAAAAG CGAAGCATGTCTACAGTTCTCACAAATCT ATCCTGTAGTATGTATTCCATCCAGCTTCTTTATAGGAGACAATGGAATCCCCTTGGAAGTAATTGCTGGCAGTGTCTCTGCAGAGGAGCTTATTACCAGAATCCACAAAGTCAAACAG atGCATGCAGTAAAAAATGAATCATTAGAGAATGGGAGTGAGTTGTCTGCTCAGAGTCCCTCCTTCCAGGCTAACACCACTTCCGAAAACACTCAGTCCAGAACCGTTGAGCTTTGTGAAACACAGCTTGAGACAATAAGCACTTCTGACG ATAGAGCAAATTCAGGCCAGGCAAATCAGTTTCAGGAATCAAATAATTCTTCAGATGAGAGAGTGACTGAGCCACAGCCTGTGAATGACCTTACAACCAAAGTGGAAAG AATAACAAAAAAACTTGAAGAAAAacgagaagagaaaaggaaagaggaggaaCAG AAGGAAATTAAGAAAGAAATTGATAGAAGAAAAACTGGGAAAGAAATATTGGACTACAGAAGACGACACGAAGAAGAATTGACGAAGCGAATGTTAGAAGAAAGGAGCAGAGAAAAGGCAGAAGAAAAAGCAGCTAGGGAGCGTATAAAGCAGCAGATTGCAATg GATCGTGCTGAAAGAGCAGCTCGCTTTGCAAAGACAAAGGAAGAAGTAGAAGCTGCAAAAGCTGCAGCTCAGCAAGCTAAGCAGGCTGAAGCGGAAGCTAGAAGAGAAGCCTCTCAGAAGGAAAGAAG TGCTATAGCGAGAATTCAGTTCCGCCTCCCAGATGGATCTTCCTTTACTAATCAGTTTCCTGCTGAAGCCCCCTTGGAAGAAGCCAGGCAGTTTGCTGCACAG ACTGTTGGCAACACTTACGGTAATTTTTCATTGGCTACAATGTTTCCCAGAAGGGAGTTTACCAAAGAAGATTATGGAAAGAAATTATTGGAGCTAGAGCTTGCACCAAGTGCTTCAATAGTATTGTTGCCG GCGGGAAGACCTGCTACTTCAGTAGTACAGGCATCAGGTGGAGATCTTTGGAAATTCTTGGGCACGATACTTTATCCACTCATAGCTGGCTGGAGGTTTATTAGCAACTTCTTATTTACCAGCCCTCCCCCCTCGCAACCTACAGCAAGAGCAGGACATCAACAAGAACATTCAAATCCTTCACCATCTAGCACTGTGGAGCCAAGCAG GCAAGCAGTGAGGAAACGAGTACTGGAAAAGCGTGGGGAGGACttcaaaaaagaaggaaaaatatacaGATTGAGAACTCAAGATGATGGAGAAGATGAAAACAATACGTGGAATGGAAATTCTACCCAACAAATGTAA